One Phragmites australis chromosome 23, lpPhrAust1.1, whole genome shotgun sequence DNA window includes the following coding sequences:
- the LOC133906544 gene encoding uncharacterized protein LOC133906544 — MSGMPSDDEPGQVRLEGDVSDEKVEETKDTKEVTGMPSQQEEEAAIKKKYGGILPRKTPLISKDHERAYFDSADWALGKQGGMPKPKGPLEALRPKLQPTQQNARARRTPYASADNDESLNLSADDLSQQGESIEDKNKE, encoded by the exons ATGTCTGGGATGCCATCTGATGATGAACCTGGCCAAGTGAGGCTTGAAGGAGATGTTTCGGATGAAAAGGTAGAAGAAACTAAGGACACAAAAGAAGTGACTGGGATGCCCTCACAACAAGAGGAG GAGGCAgcaattaagaaaaaatatggaGGAATATTGCCCAGAAAGACACCACTTATATCAAAG GACCATGAACGTGCTTACTTTGATTCTGCTGACTGGGCTTTAGGAAAG CAAGGTGGAATGCCCAAGCCTAAAGGTCCCCTTGAAGCACTTCGACCAAAGCTTCAG CCAACTCAACAGAATGCACGCGCCCGTCGAACTCCTTATGCATCTGCAGACAATGATG AGAGTTTGAACTTGTCTGCAGACGATTTGAGCCAGCAAGGCGAATCCATTGAGGATAAGAACAAGGAATAA